Proteins encoded in a region of the Tautonia rosea genome:
- a CDS encoding MlaD family protein translates to MNERVMQFRIGMFVIVAGMVLTMLIVWFEAPALIKERHFVTVYFPEAPGVNRGIPVRKSGVRVGEVFAFTFTEPDQPEGVLVTLSLDPNYMIREGTTPRLGRALIGDVAIDLISGTGSEPLKTFDSPDEAIREDRWITGLVATDPFLLLTDATKIFEQADSTMVAIEAAATNLSAIVGKADSLDEFLTTWGNTGRSIEMVANDLGRVLEENEAEIKPTVATIRSVAEKLDSAFDDATKDQVKMTLNRVASASERLDVLLADLQPIAAELKAGPGDSPRTNLGQALFRANKIAYDISVLTAYLHDGQGRLNTKGTIQRLVSDPQLYEDLRLVLRSADAAANDARSVLRTFGSFAEKISRDPGLISTGVLNGR, encoded by the coding sequence ATGAACGAACGTGTGATGCAATTCCGGATCGGCATGTTCGTCATTGTCGCCGGCATGGTCCTGACGATGCTGATCGTCTGGTTCGAGGCCCCTGCCCTGATCAAGGAACGGCATTTCGTGACCGTTTACTTTCCCGAGGCCCCGGGGGTCAATCGCGGCATCCCGGTGCGGAAAAGTGGCGTTCGGGTGGGGGAGGTGTTCGCCTTTACCTTCACCGAGCCGGACCAGCCCGAAGGAGTCCTCGTTACCCTCTCGCTCGACCCGAACTACATGATCCGAGAAGGGACCACCCCCCGGCTCGGCCGGGCCCTGATTGGCGACGTGGCGATCGACCTGATCTCCGGCACGGGATCGGAGCCGTTGAAGACCTTCGACTCGCCCGACGAGGCGATCCGCGAGGACCGATGGATTACCGGACTCGTTGCCACCGACCCGTTCTTGTTGCTGACCGACGCCACCAAGATCTTCGAGCAGGCCGATAGCACGATGGTCGCCATCGAGGCCGCCGCCACGAACCTCTCGGCGATCGTTGGCAAGGCCGATTCGCTGGACGAGTTCCTCACCACCTGGGGCAACACCGGCCGCAGTATCGAGATGGTCGCCAACGACCTCGGCCGGGTGCTGGAGGAGAACGAGGCCGAGATCAAGCCAACGGTCGCCACCATTCGGAGCGTCGCCGAGAAGCTCGACTCGGCCTTCGACGACGCCACGAAAGATCAGGTGAAGATGACGCTCAACCGCGTGGCCTCGGCCTCCGAGCGCCTCGACGTGCTGCTGGCCGACCTGCAGCCGATCGCCGCCGAGCTGAAGGCCGGCCCCGGGGACAGCCCCCGCACGAACCTCGGCCAGGCCCTCTTCCGCGCCAACAAGATCGCCTACGACATCAGCGTTCTGACCGCCTATCTCCACGACGGTCAGGGACGATTAAACACGAAGGGGACCATCCAGCGTCTCGTGTCCGACCCCCAGCTTTACGAGGACCTCCGCCTCGTCCTCCGATCGGCCGATGCCGCCGCCAACGACGCCCGGTCCGTCCTGCGGACCTTCGGCTCCTTCGCCGAGAAGATTTCCAGAGACCCCGGGCTGATCAGCACCGGAGTGCTTAACGGGCGGTAA